Proteins from a genomic interval of Oreochromis aureus strain Israel breed Guangdong linkage group 6, ZZ_aureus, whole genome shotgun sequence:
- the LOC116335295 gene encoding proline-rich protein 18-like yields MLCVAKMPFIPPVSIARSVSGFAGKERLTNNTSPVSAVTKAKALKEDKGGSVKERLALNLKQLGKKSQPRSNLPTTKGVSGANGREGSLPSSQTGSSPVTSSESLSKRQQHKHSGHTSVKSDSQVKPVRTKDQQEVRFTLTLTPEAVLLLQRRNSERHRQRSAARNPASGATLAPGGATEPRRRRENVPKRQRNGSHSGRVTAKNSTDAQLGDISSIVKISLLNERHKYDDVEYEEEEDYGVDERVVLKCTEWLRGLENAPVTAGNRPSRSASSVKSF; encoded by the coding sequence ATGCTGTGCGTTGCCAAAATGCCTTTCATACCGCCAGTGTCCATCGCGCGCTCCGTGTCAGGATTTGCTGGGAAGGAGAGACTCACCAACAACACTTCACCTGTATCTGCTGTGACCAAAGCTAAAGCTTTGAAAGAAGACAAAGGCGgctcagtgaaggagaggctggcTTTGAACTTGAAACAACTGGGGAAGAAGAGTCAGCCCAGGAGTAATCTGCCAACAACTAAAGGAGTGTCAGGGGCAAACGGAAGGGAAGGCTCGCTGCCTTCATCCCAGACGGGCAGCTCTCCTGTCACCAGCTCAGAGAGTCTGTCTAAaagacagcagcacaaacactccGGTCACACTTCTGTAAAGAGTGACTCACAGGTGAAGCCTGTGAGGACCAAGGATCAGCAGGAGGTCCGTTTCACTCTGACTCTCACACCCGAGGCTGTCCTCCTGCTGCAGCGGAGGAACAGCGAGAGACACCGGCAACGTTCAGCCGCCAGAAATCCCGCGAGTGGAGCCACTTTGGCTCCCGGAGGAGCCACGGAGCCCCGACGCAGGAGGGAAAACGTGCCCAAAAGGCAGCGAAACGGCTCTCACAGCGGCAGAGTCACCGCTAAAAACAGCACTGACGCTCAGCTCGGAGACATAAGCTCAATTGTGAAAATCTCCCTTTTGAATGAGCGGCACAAGTACGACGACGTGGAGTACGAAGAAGAGGAGGACTACGGCGTGGATGAGCGCGTGGTGCTCAAATGTACAGAGTGGCTACGTGGGCTGGAAAACGCACCAGTGACGGCGGGGAACAGGCCGAGTAGGAGCGCGAGCAGCGTGAAAAGTTTCTGA
- the LOC116335291 gene encoding lipopolysaccharide-induced tumor necrosis factor-alpha factor homolog produces the protein MESNVDKQFPAPTPYFLPEDCKSGQDVKVYKVHSPFTRPPPPPAQPPQLPSLSSPSGVCLPNNILSAVPVYDAPLRTPRAKFVSYEAELRRSPGLATCPSCRTRVTTEVTFKAGTFAWLMCLVFVLCGLVLGCCLIPFFVNHFKDAYHSCPRCRLVLHVHKKQCCK, from the exons ATGGAATCAAATGTGGATAAGCAGTTTCCTGCACCTACGCCATACTTCTTACCAG AGGACTGTAAATCGGGTCAAGATGTCAAAGTCTACAAAGTCCACTCACCTTTCACCcgtccaccaccaccaccagcacagCCACCACAACTGCCTTCCTTGTCCTCACCTTCAGGAGTTTGCTTGCCCAACAATATTCTCTCAGCTGTACCAG TGTATGATGCCCCTTTGCGTACACCCAGGGCAAAGTTTGTGAGCTACGAAGCTGAGCTGCGACGCTCTCCAGGTCTGGCAACCTGCCCCTCCTGCAGGACTCGGGTCACCACAGAGGTCACCTTTAAAGCCGGGACTTTTGCCTGGCTCATgtgtcttgtgtttgtgttatgcgG GTTGGTGCTCGGCTGCTGCCTGATTCCATTTTTTGTAAACCACTTCAAGGATGCCTACCACAGTTGTCCACGCTGTCGACTGGTTCTTCACGTGCACAAGAAGCAGTGCTGCAAGTGA
- the arpc1a gene encoding actin-related protein 2/3 complex subunit 1A, which yields MSLHQFLLEPITCHAWNRDRTQIAISPNNHEVHIYKKSGNQWVKTHELKEHNGHITGIDWAPKSDRIVTCGADRNAYVWSQKEGVWKPTLVILRINRAATFVKWSPLENKFAVGSGARLISVCYFESENDWWVSKHIKKPVRSTILSLDWHPNNVLLAAGSCDFKCRVFSAYIKEVEEKPGPTPWGSKMPFGAVLAEFGGAGGGGWVHSVSFSASGNRLAWVSHDSTVTVVDSSKTASPSQLKTEFLPLLSVIFISENSLVAAGHDCCPMLFRCDDGGALTFVTKLDLPKQSIQRNISAMERFRNMDKRATTEDRNTALDTLHQNSITQVSIYEGDKRDCRKFCTTGIDGAMTIWDFKSLEASIQGLRIM from the exons ATGTCCCTTCATCAGTTTCTGTTGGAACCCATCACCTGCCACGCATGGAACCGCGACAGGACAC AAATTGCCATCAGTCCCAATAACCATGAAGTTCATATCTACAAGAAGAGTGGCAACCAGTGGGTTAAGACCCATGAACTGAAGGAACACAATGGCCACATAACAG GCATTGACTGGGCTCCCAAAAGTGACCGCATAGTGACATGTGGAGCAGACCGTAATGCCTATGTGTGGTCCCAGAAGGAGGGGGTATGGAAGCCCACACTGGTCATCCTCAGGATCAACCGAGCGGCCACCTTCGTCAAGTGGTCTCCATTGGAGAACAAGTTTGCAGTGGGCAGTGGTGCTCGACTCATCTCTGTCTGCTACTTTGAGTCCGAGAACGATTG GTGGGTGAGCAAGCACATCAAAAAGCCAGTTCGCTCCACCATCCTCAGTCTGGACTGGCATCCAAACAATGTCCTGCTGGCTGCTGGCTCATGTGACTTCAAGTGCAG GGTGTTCTCAGCCTACATTAAAGAGGTGGAGGAGAAACCAGGCCCCACACCCTGGGGCAGCAAGATGCCATTTGGGGCTGTGCTAGCAGAATTTGGAGGAGCAG GTGGAGGAGGTTGGGTccactctgtctctttctcagCTTCTGGTAACCGTCTGGCCTGGGTCAGCCATGACAGTACTGTCACAGTGGTGGACAGCTCTAAGACTGCCAG tcCTTCACAGCTGAAGACGGAGTTCCTTCCTCTGCTCagtgtcatttttatttcagagaACAGTCTAGTAGCTGCG GGTCACGACTGTTGCCCCATGCTGTTCCGTTGCGACGACGGTGGAGCACTGACGTTTGTGACAAAGCTCGACCTCCCCAAGCAGAGCATCCAGAGGAACAtctctgccatggagcgtttcAGGAACATGGACAAGAGAGCCACCACTGAGGACCGCAACACTGCCCTGGACACACTGCACCAGAACAGCATCAC CCAAGTGTCTATCTATGAGGGAGACAAAAGGGATTGTCGCAAGTTCTGCACCACAGGTATCGATGGAGCAATGACCATTTGGGACTTCAAG AGTCTAGAAGCTTCTATCCAGGGTCTCCGCATCATGtga
- the arpc1b gene encoding actin-related protein 2/3 complex subunit 1B, with amino-acid sequence MAYHSFLLEPISCHAWNKDRSQIALCPNNHEVHIYKKDGTKWTKIHELKEHNGQVTGIDWAPESNRIVTCGADRNAYVWTLKEGAWKPTLVILRINRAARCVKWSPKENKFAVGSGSRLISVCYFEQENDWWVCKHIKKPIRSTILSLDWHPNNALLAAGSCDFKCRVFSAYIKEVEEKPGPTPWGSKMPFGELLFESGGSPAAAQTSGGSGGWVHSVCFSHSGNRLAWTSHDSTLCVSEGGKNGTLTSLSSETLPLLCVTFITENSLVAAGHDCYPVLFVYDGAKGSLTFGGKLDVPKQAAQKGISARERFQNLDRRASETQNTDKDLNTLHKNSISQISVLEGGRNQCTKFCTTGMDGGMGIWDVKSLESAMKDLKIV; translated from the exons ATGGCGTACCACAGCTTCCTGCTGGAACCAATTAGCTGCCATGCCTGGAACAAAGATCGATCCC AGATTGCCCTGTGCCCCAACAACCATGAGGTCCACATCTATAAGAAAGATGGGACCAAGTGGACCAAAATCCATGAGCTGAAGGAACACAACGGGCAGGTGACAG GTATCGATTGGGCTCCGGAAAGTAACCGTATAGTTACCTGTGGAGCGGACCGTAACGCCTACGTGTGGACCCTGAAAGAGGGAGCGTGGAAGCCCACCCTGGTCATCCTCAGGATCAACCGTGCCGCTCGCTGTGTGAAATGGTCACCCAAAGAGAACAAGTTTGCTGTTGGCAGCGGCTCTCGTCTCATCTCCGTCTGCTATTTTGAGCAGGAAAACGACTG GTGGGTGTGTAAGCACATTAAGAAGCCGATCCGCTCTACAATCCTGAGTTTGGACTGGCACCCCAATAACGCCCTGCTGGCTGCTGGATCCTGCGATTTCAAATGCAG AGTGTTTTCAGCCTACATaaaggaggtggaggagaagCCTGGGCCCACTCCCTGGGGTAGCAAGATGCCCTTTGGGGAGTTGCTCTTTGAGTCCGGAGGGtctccagcagcagctcagactTCAGGAGGAAGCGGCGGCTGGGTGCACAGCGTCTGCTTCTCGCACTCTGGCAACCGCCTGGCCTGGACCTCCCACGACTCAACTCTGTGTGTTTCCGAGGGCGGCAAGAACGGCAC GTTGACCAGTCTCAGCTCTGAGACACTTCCTCTGCTGTGTGTCACCTTCATTACTGAGAACAGCTTGGTAGCAGCT GGCCATGATTGTTACCCGGTGCTGTTTGTGTATGACGGTGCCAAAGGCAGCTTGACATTTGGTGGAAAGCTGGATGTTCCTAAGCAGGCGGCCCAAAAGGGCATCAGCGCCAGGGAGCGTTTTCAGAACCTGGACCGTCGAGCCTCGGAGACCCAGAACACCGACAAGGACCTGAACACTCTCCACAAGAACAGCATCAG CCAAATCTCGGTGCTGGAAGGAGGAAGAAACCAGTGCACCAAGTTCTGCACCACTGGTATGGATGGAGGAATGGGCATTTGGGATGTCAAg TCTCTGGAGTCTGCCATGAAGGACTTGAAGATAGTCTAA